A genome region from Deltaproteobacteria bacterium CG11_big_fil_rev_8_21_14_0_20_42_23 includes the following:
- a CDS encoding nucleotidyl transferase: MADVKKVNATEHWQKTLIPAHATLQQTIRNLEESSLQISLVVNPEGNLLGTITDGDIRRGLLNGLSLNSSIETIIYRDPFVVHPQLGRDTVLQLMRANKIHQLPIVDENRCVIGLHLWDELIISGSLPNLMVIMAGGKGTRLRPHTENCPKPLLPINGKPMLEHIIERAKREGFKHFVLATHYLGHMIEDYFCDGSRWDVQIDYLREDSPLGTAGAISLMKEIPELPILVSNGDVLADIRYSELLDFHSRHKAMATMAVRIHEWKHPFGVVATNGVDIVGFEEKPIARTHVNAGIYVLEPSVFELLKANEYCDMPTLFTRLHEQKLRTIVYPMHEPWLDVGRVDDLALAQQRLPLENEC; the protein is encoded by the coding sequence ATGGCAGATGTTAAAAAAGTAAACGCAACAGAACATTGGCAAAAAACTTTAATTCCAGCACATGCAACTTTACAGCAAACTATTCGAAATTTAGAAGAGTCATCTTTACAAATTTCATTGGTTGTAAATCCAGAGGGAAATTTGCTTGGGACTATCACCGATGGAGATATTCGTCGTGGATTATTGAATGGTTTAAGTTTAAACAGTTCAATTGAGACAATTATTTATCGAGATCCCTTTGTGGTACATCCCCAATTAGGTCGTGATACAGTTTTACAGTTGATGAGAGCCAATAAAATTCACCAGCTTCCTATAGTTGATGAAAACAGGTGTGTTATTGGCCTGCATTTGTGGGATGAACTTATTATCTCTGGATCACTGCCTAATCTCATGGTTATTATGGCGGGAGGAAAAGGAACTCGCTTACGTCCTCATACGGAAAATTGTCCCAAGCCATTGTTACCTATAAACGGGAAACCAATGCTTGAACATATTATAGAGAGGGCCAAGAGAGAAGGGTTTAAACACTTTGTGTTGGCGACGCATTATCTTGGCCATATGATAGAAGACTATTTTTGTGACGGCAGTCGCTGGGATGTGCAAATTGACTATTTGCGAGAGGATTCCCCTTTGGGCACTGCAGGTGCTATTAGTTTGATGAAGGAAATTCCCGAACTACCAATTTTGGTCTCAAATGGAGATGTTTTGGCAGATATTCGCTACAGTGAACTGCTTGATTTTCATTCGCGCCATAAAGCTATGGCCACAATGGCTGTTCGTATCCACGAATGGAAACATCCTTTTGGAGTAGTGGCTACCAATGGAGTAGACATTGTTGGCTTTGAAGAAAAGCCTATTGCTCGAACTCATGTTAATGCGGGAATTTATGTCTTGGAACCGAGCGTTTTTGAGTTGTTGAAAGCAAATGAATACTGCGATATGCCAACACTCTTTACCCGCTTACACGAACAAAAACTACGAACCATAGTTTATCCAATGCACGAACCTTGGTTAGATGTGGGGCGAGTTGATGATTTGGCTTTGGCTCAACAAAGACTCCCTCTTGAGAATGAATGTTAA
- a CDS encoding cytidylyltransferase — protein MNILALITARGGSKRLPGKNIRTLAGKPLIAWSIDVAKDISSICDILVSTDAPEIADIARSAGAMVPWLRPLELATDTSTSVDVCLHALDWYESKKGKVDGVLLLQPTSPLRSRETVLRGIEAFASHDACSVIGVSPAKTHPMWCFHIENKKLQAFVNDGGLKLRSQDLPAAYEVNGAFYLVSPKDLREKKSFYADDMLPLIMNNPEECIDIDTEWDWKMVEVILSMHEAGSK, from the coding sequence ATGAACATTCTTGCCTTAATAACTGCTCGTGGTGGATCAAAGCGCTTGCCTGGAAAAAATATTCGTACTCTAGCTGGTAAACCCTTAATTGCATGGAGCATAGACGTTGCAAAAGATATCTCAAGTATTTGCGATATTCTTGTTTCTACTGATGCCCCTGAGATTGCTGATATTGCTCGTTCTGCTGGCGCAATGGTTCCATGGCTTCGTCCTTTAGAGTTGGCTACAGATACTTCTACGTCAGTGGATGTTTGTCTTCATGCTCTCGATTGGTACGAAAGTAAAAAGGGCAAAGTTGATGGAGTGCTTTTATTGCAGCCAACTTCTCCTCTGAGAAGCAGGGAAACAGTATTGCGCGGTATAGAAGCTTTTGCGTCGCATGATGCTTGTTCTGTAATTGGAGTTTCACCTGCGAAAACGCATCCAATGTGGTGTTTTCATATTGAAAACAAGAAATTACAAGCATTCGTCAATGATGGAGGATTGAAACTGCGTTCTCAAGATCTTCCAGCAGCTTACGAAGTGAATGGGGCTTTTTATCTTGTGAGCCCAAAAGATTTACGTGAGAAAAAATCATTTTATGCTGATGATATGCTTCCACTTATTATGAACAACCCGGAAGAGTGTATAGATATTGATACAGAATGGGATTGGAAGATGGTGGAAGTAATTCTCTCTATGCATGAAGCTGGTTCGAAATGA
- a CDS encoding SDR family oxidoreductase, which translates to MKIDFSGKTILITGATKGIGEQIAKDMESCGASLLLIGSNEDKVLQLNKEAEQKNLRRCYFAADFRNATVVENLIDTLCNHHTIDVCINNAGMNKIDSIDEFSNKDWNDIFSVNLQAPLLITRRVSQSMKEKRYGRIVNISSIFGTVSRARRSLYSVSKFGLRGLTVASALDLAPYNVLVNTVSPGFVLTELTKNILSKEEMEQLANVVPLGRFANPEEISKAVLFLSSDLNTYITGQDLLIDGGYVSV; encoded by the coding sequence ATGAAAATTGATTTTTCCGGCAAGACAATTCTGATAACTGGAGCTACAAAAGGTATTGGTGAGCAAATTGCCAAAGATATGGAAAGTTGTGGAGCTTCTCTTCTTTTAATAGGATCTAATGAAGATAAGGTGTTGCAACTCAATAAGGAAGCTGAACAAAAAAACTTACGCCGCTGCTATTTTGCTGCTGATTTTAGAAATGCCACTGTCGTTGAAAATTTAATTGATACCCTTTGCAATCATCATACTATCGATGTCTGCATTAACAATGCGGGAATGAATAAAATAGATTCCATTGATGAGTTTAGCAACAAAGACTGGAACGATATCTTTTCGGTAAATCTGCAAGCTCCACTTTTAATCACACGTCGAGTAAGTCAGAGTATGAAAGAAAAAAGATATGGACGTATTGTTAATATTTCGTCCATTTTTGGTACTGTGAGTAGGGCAAGGAGGTCACTTTATAGTGTTTCTAAATTTGGTCTACGTGGTCTTACGGTTGCCAGTGCATTAGATCTCGCTCCATATAATGTGCTGGTGAATACAGTATCACCTGGTTTTGTGCTTACAGAACTTACAAAAAATATTCTGAGCAAAGAAGAAATGGAGCAACTTGCAAATGTAGTTCCCCTAGGTCGTTTTGCAAATCCCGAAGAGATTTCAAAAGCGGTTCTTTTTTTGTCGAGTGATTTGAACACCTATATTACAGGGCAAGATTTATTGATCGATGGAGGATATGTTAGTGTCTGA
- a CDS encoding hydroxyacid dehydrogenase has translation MSSILIGPSSFAELDQSPLQKLSDAGYNIIDNPYKRRLTKLELKELLKDDVCGIIAGLEPFDRDVLKSAKLKVISRVGSGLSNVDLESCEELGIKVCSTPNGPTEAVAELTLGGLLGMLRMIPQMNASLHEGKWEKQIGTQLKGKTVLIVGYGRIGRRVAELLRPFAVKLLIVDPNIEAASLKDECVMSLEDALPLADIVTFHNSGEACLLGEKEISQMKQSIFLLNVARGGIISECALAQGIKSGKIAGAWLDTFGQEPYKGILQDLPQVILTPHVGSYTEECRAEMENEAVCNLLRVLQNG, from the coding sequence ATGTCTAGTATACTTATTGGTCCTTCATCATTTGCAGAGCTTGATCAATCTCCGCTGCAAAAACTTTCTGACGCAGGCTACAACATCATTGACAATCCCTATAAGCGTAGATTGACAAAGTTAGAGCTTAAAGAATTATTGAAAGATGATGTTTGTGGGATCATTGCAGGCTTAGAGCCCTTTGACCGTGATGTTCTAAAAAGCGCAAAATTAAAAGTGATATCGCGTGTAGGTTCTGGTCTTTCAAATGTGGATCTTGAATCGTGTGAAGAGTTGGGAATTAAAGTCTGCTCAACACCAAATGGCCCTACAGAGGCAGTTGCAGAGCTCACCCTTGGTGGACTTCTTGGCATGTTGCGCATGATCCCACAAATGAATGCTTCGTTGCACGAGGGAAAATGGGAAAAGCAAATTGGCACTCAGTTGAAAGGAAAGACAGTACTCATTGTGGGGTATGGTCGTATTGGACGGCGTGTTGCTGAACTTCTTCGTCCATTTGCTGTTAAACTTCTTATCGTTGATCCAAATATTGAAGCAGCTTCATTAAAAGACGAATGTGTGATGTCGCTGGAAGATGCTTTGCCTCTTGCTGACATCGTTACATTTCACAATAGTGGAGAAGCTTGCCTTCTTGGGGAAAAAGAAATTTCCCAAATGAAGCAAAGTATTTTCCTTCTCAATGTTGCTCGTGGCGGCATCATTTCAGAATGCGCTTTGGCACAAGGAATTAAGAGTGGAAAAATTGCTGGAGCATGGTTGGATACTTTTGGGCAAGAACCTTATAAAGGGATTCTACAAGATTTGCCTCAAGTTATTCTGACTCCACATGTTGGTTCCTATACAGAGGAATGCAGAGCCGAAATGGAGAATGAGGCGGTTTGCAATTTGTTACGCGTGTTACAAAATGGATGA
- a CDS encoding histidinol-phosphate/aromatic aminotransferase and cobyric acid decarboxylase produces MSIRPRKSLLNPALKRPSALQSVPRNLNRIWLDKNENLDPELNALAHEVLQEISPLTLAIYPEACELYRKLAAWLEVSPECLLLTPGSDGAIRLSFEAFVENGDPVIHTTPTFAMYPVYSQMFGAEVFQINYERTDAGPYLDTAVILKVLREQKPKLLCLPNPDSPTGTVLAPEILREILSECEAVGTVLLLDEAYHPFYESSAVSWVEKSRNLIVARTFAKAWGVAGLRIGYAVAHPETIALLHKMRPMYEVSTLAVEFMSRMLDKKTEMLAAVARMNEGKTLFVESLRALDFKVLPTCGNFVHVAFAERGLAIHAALKDKVLYRVAFDHPCLAEYSRFSVGPYKVMDQVLELIQQAIGIKS; encoded by the coding sequence ATGAGTATACGCCCTAGAAAATCTCTCTTAAATCCAGCATTGAAGCGGCCAAGCGCATTGCAGTCGGTTCCAAGAAACTTGAATCGCATATGGCTTGATAAAAATGAAAATTTAGATCCAGAGCTTAACGCATTAGCGCATGAAGTGCTGCAAGAGATTTCTCCGCTCACCTTGGCAATTTACCCAGAAGCCTGTGAGCTTTACCGCAAGCTCGCAGCTTGGCTTGAAGTCAGTCCTGAATGTTTGTTGCTCACTCCTGGAAGTGACGGCGCGATTCGTTTGAGCTTCGAAGCCTTTGTGGAAAATGGCGACCCAGTGATCCATACCACACCTACTTTTGCGATGTATCCGGTTTACAGCCAAATGTTTGGCGCGGAAGTTTTCCAAATAAACTACGAACGCACTGATGCCGGTCCGTATTTAGATACAGCGGTAATTCTCAAAGTACTGCGCGAACAAAAACCTAAATTATTATGTCTGCCTAACCCAGACAGTCCGACCGGAACTGTTTTAGCGCCAGAAATTTTACGCGAAATTCTGAGTGAGTGCGAAGCTGTTGGAACGGTTTTATTACTTGATGAAGCTTATCATCCTTTTTATGAGTCTTCTGCTGTGTCGTGGGTTGAGAAGTCTCGTAACTTAATTGTCGCACGAACTTTTGCCAAAGCTTGGGGTGTAGCGGGTTTGCGAATTGGCTATGCCGTAGCTCATCCGGAGACAATTGCACTACTGCACAAAATGCGCCCGATGTACGAAGTTAGTACACTTGCCGTTGAATTCATGTCGCGCATGCTCGATAAAAAAACTGAGATGCTTGCGGCTGTTGCAAGAATGAACGAAGGAAAAACCCTTTTTGTTGAAAGTTTACGCGCATTGGATTTTAAAGTTTTGCCAACGTGCGGTAATTTTGTGCACGTGGCTTTTGCGGAACGTGGGCTTGCGATTCATGCCGCTTTAAAAGATAAAGTGTTGTACCGCGTAGCTTTTGATCATCCGTGTTTAGCCGAATATAGTAGATTTAGCGTTGGGCCATATAAGGTCATGGATCAAGTGCTTGAGTTGATTCAACAGGCGATAGGAATTAAATCATGA
- a CDS encoding methyltransferase, with the protein MGKTFLGAYIQNQIISNAMSRTQKVVFQDLDFVFSTPNPLNKFRADTFSTKEPETLEWMDTIPQDSVVWDIGANVGLYTCYLAKARNCRVFAFEPSVFNLELLARNIFINKVTEKVTIVPLPLSEELSASKLNMTTTDWGGAMSTFGQGYGHDGEAIKKVFEFPTIGLSIVDAVNLLNIPQPDYIKMDVDGIEHLILKGGLPILYKVKGVLVEINDKFTVQANDAGEYLKKAGFFLKEKRHADYFDSVAGAAKHTYNQIWAR; encoded by the coding sequence ATGGGAAAAACTTTCCTTGGCGCTTACATCCAAAATCAAATCATTAGCAATGCAATGTCACGTACCCAAAAAGTGGTATTTCAAGATCTCGACTTTGTTTTTTCTACTCCAAATCCCCTGAATAAATTTCGCGCTGACACCTTTTCTACAAAAGAACCAGAAACATTAGAATGGATGGATACCATTCCTCAAGATTCAGTTGTTTGGGATATTGGTGCAAATGTTGGTTTATATACTTGTTATCTTGCTAAGGCGCGAAATTGCCGAGTCTTTGCCTTTGAGCCTTCAGTTTTTAACTTAGAACTGTTGGCTCGAAATATTTTTATCAATAAGGTTACAGAAAAGGTGACCATAGTTCCGCTTCCTCTTTCTGAGGAATTGTCCGCGAGTAAGCTTAATATGACAACAACGGATTGGGGTGGCGCAATGTCAACATTTGGTCAAGGCTATGGCCATGATGGAGAAGCGATAAAAAAAGTTTTTGAGTTTCCAACAATAGGTCTCTCCATTGTTGATGCTGTTAATCTTTTAAACATTCCGCAGCCAGACTACATCAAAATGGATGTTGATGGAATTGAACATTTGATTCTTAAAGGAGGTCTTCCCATTCTTTATAAAGTTAAAGGTGTTTTGGTTGAGATTAATGACAAATTTACTGTTCAGGCTAATGATGCAGGTGAATATCTGAAAAAAGCTGGCTTTTTCCTTAAAGAAAAAAGGCATGCCGATTATTTCGATTCGGTTGCAGGAGCAGCAAAGCATACTTACAATCAAATTTGGGCAAGATAG
- a CDS encoding imidazole glycerol phosphate synthase subunit HisH — MNKQELTVIDYGMGNLLSVKRALEHCGASVIVSSDPAQILSVPRLVLPGVGAFGDAMAELARRELSLVIKEAASRGTLIMGICLGMQMLLDESEEFGQTAGLGLIPGKVVPISTLSSDGNRQKVPHIGWNDLVLPAAKSNWDGTLLQGISPGDAFYFVHSFMASPLHQEHRLADCVYGGVKVSAVVAKDNIIGCQFHPEKSGEVGLKILRRFLTL; from the coding sequence ATGAATAAACAAGAACTTACTGTCATCGATTACGGCATGGGGAACTTATTAAGTGTTAAACGAGCACTTGAACATTGTGGTGCAAGTGTAATTGTTAGTTCAGATCCTGCGCAAATTCTTTCAGTTCCTCGCCTTGTGTTGCCGGGAGTTGGTGCTTTTGGTGATGCCATGGCAGAATTGGCGCGTCGAGAGCTTAGCCTTGTTATTAAAGAGGCTGCAAGTCGTGGCACTTTGATTATGGGGATTTGTTTAGGCATGCAGATGTTGCTTGATGAAAGTGAAGAGTTTGGTCAAACAGCTGGTTTGGGGCTCATTCCAGGAAAAGTTGTTCCCATTTCAACGTTAAGCTCAGATGGAAATAGACAAAAAGTTCCTCATATTGGATGGAATGATTTAGTACTCCCAGCTGCCAAAAGCAATTGGGATGGCACTTTGCTGCAAGGAATTTCACCTGGAGATGCTTTTTATTTTGTGCACTCGTTCATGGCGAGTCCACTTCATCAAGAACACCGCTTGGCAGATTGTGTTTATGGCGGAGTAAAAGTTTCTGCCGTTGTAGCAAAGGACAATATTATTGGCTGCCAATTTCATCCTGAAAAAAGTGGTGAAGTAGGGTTAAAGATATTACGAAGGTTTCTCACATTATGA
- a CDS encoding 3-dehydroquinate synthase: MEDMLVSDFISVQSATRLYSVFFRESVVSDIDKACEKDAFFVIDSHVCKLYAELFIKIPQKRIILIEPTEENKSIDKVKELIECLVEKQIRKNNPLVAIGGGIVQDITAFAASLIYRGIEWQFIPTTLLAQADSCVGSKTSINLGKCKNLIGNFYPPSNIFIDVNFLKTLEKKDIQSGIGEMMHFYLYAGSCFMEKLIENYHEILANRSTLRAYIQESLSIKKSVAEIDEYDKDERNKFNYGHTFGHALETVSNYEIRHGQAVTIGMDLANYISSNYGVMTRDTFDRLHQLLKVNMPAYNYRGINLNDYFQALSKDKKNLGNDLVCILAEKPGKLIKQQMKMNEQFQAVVREYFQGVWNS; encoded by the coding sequence ATGGAGGATATGTTAGTGTCTGATTTTATTTCAGTTCAATCTGCAACGCGCCTCTATTCAGTTTTTTTTCGCGAGAGTGTTGTTTCTGATATTGATAAAGCTTGTGAAAAAGATGCCTTTTTCGTCATCGATTCACATGTCTGTAAATTATATGCAGAGTTATTTATAAAAATTCCGCAGAAGCGCATTATCCTGATTGAACCAACTGAAGAAAATAAATCCATCGATAAAGTGAAAGAACTTATAGAATGCTTAGTAGAGAAACAAATCAGAAAAAATAACCCTCTTGTGGCAATTGGCGGTGGTATTGTTCAAGATATAACTGCATTTGCTGCATCACTTATTTATCGAGGGATTGAATGGCAATTTATTCCAACAACACTTTTAGCGCAGGCAGATAGTTGTGTTGGAAGTAAGACATCGATTAATCTGGGCAAATGTAAAAATTTAATTGGGAATTTTTATCCACCTTCGAATATTTTTATTGATGTAAACTTTCTTAAAACTCTTGAAAAGAAAGACATTCAATCTGGCATAGGTGAAATGATGCATTTTTATCTCTATGCCGGAAGTTGTTTCATGGAAAAATTGATTGAAAATTATCATGAGATACTTGCAAACAGATCTACTTTACGGGCTTACATTCAGGAAAGTCTTTCCATCAAAAAAAGCGTAGCGGAGATTGATGAGTATGACAAAGATGAGCGGAACAAATTTAATTATGGACACACTTTTGGACACGCTCTCGAAACAGTTTCAAATTATGAAATTCGTCATGGTCAAGCAGTTACCATTGGTATGGATTTAGCGAATTACATTTCAAGCAATTATGGTGTAATGACTCGCGATACCTTTGATAGGCTACATCAATTACTTAAAGTAAACATGCCAGCATATAACTATCGGGGAATTAATTTGAATGATTATTTTCAAGCGCTTTCAAAAGATAAAAAAAATCTTGGTAATGATTTGGTTTGTATTTTGGCTGAAAAACCAGGAAAATTGATCAAACAGCAAATGAAAATGAATGAACAGTTTCAGGCTGTTGTTCGTGAATATTTCCAAGGAGTTTGGAATTCATGA
- a CDS encoding imidazole glycerol phosphate synthase subunit HisF, with product MRKARLIARLDVKGPNLIKGIHLEGLRVIGSPNEHAVRYYEQGADELIYMDCVASLYGRNNLSDIVKSAAENVFIPITVGGGVRSVEDATHLLRCGADKVAVNTAAVANPALISEISRRFGSQCMVLSVEAKLVGEKKWEAYTDNGRERTGLDVVEWIKKGVSLGAGEVLLTSVDREGTRKGFDVSLMQAVTREVSVPVIASGGMGEASDLIAVVKEGYADAVAMADILHYKRASMRDIRSVALSADIEVRRYE from the coding sequence ATGAGAAAAGCCCGTCTAATTGCTAGGCTCGATGTTAAGGGGCCCAATTTAATTAAAGGTATTCACTTGGAAGGTCTACGCGTTATTGGATCTCCCAATGAGCATGCTGTGCGCTATTACGAACAAGGTGCTGATGAGTTGATCTATATGGATTGTGTGGCAAGTCTTTATGGCAGAAATAATCTGAGTGATATTGTGAAGAGTGCAGCAGAGAATGTTTTTATTCCCATCACCGTTGGTGGCGGTGTTCGCAGTGTTGAAGATGCCACCCATCTTCTGCGTTGCGGTGCCGATAAAGTTGCAGTGAATACTGCAGCTGTTGCAAATCCTGCGTTAATTAGTGAAATTAGTCGCCGATTTGGGAGCCAATGTATGGTGCTCTCGGTTGAGGCAAAGTTAGTTGGTGAAAAAAAATGGGAAGCCTATACTGACAATGGCCGCGAGCGAACTGGTTTGGATGTTGTTGAGTGGATTAAAAAAGGCGTTTCGCTTGGAGCCGGCGAAGTGCTTCTTACTTCAGTTGACCGAGAAGGTACGCGTAAAGGTTTTGATGTTTCGTTAATGCAAGCTGTTACGCGCGAAGTTTCGGTTCCGGTGATTGCTTCGGGTGGCATGGGAGAAGCAAGTGATCTTATTGCTGTGGTAAAGGAAGGTTATGCTGATGCTGTGGCCATGGCTGACATTCTTCATTACAAAAGAGCAAGTATGCGAGACATTAGGTCTGTAGCTCTATCTGCTGATATAGAAGTGAGAAGGTATGAATAA
- a CDS encoding oxidoreductase has protein sequence MNCVERGVRLKVGIAGFGIVGKRRKDCVDRHPHMQLVAVCDRVFAEDGTFSDGVRYYQDYQRLLENDLDVLIVCMTNDIAADVTIAALELGLHVFCEKPPGRSVEDIVRVISCERKNPKLKLMYGFNHRYHDSVQDAMNVLNSGELGRVINVRGVYGKAQLVTFNQSDWRTKREVAGGGVLLDQGIHMVDLMRLFCGDFTEVHSFISNSYWDYDVEDNAYALMRTKSGVVGMLNSSATQWRHRFHFDVNLEKGSLILGGILSGTKSYGAETLTVVYADPANDQGDPKEQHTRYNRDSSWDIEIAAFADCILNDAPIQSGSSEDALRTMQLVFKIYHADPIWREKFNIPNPEIHKNFL, from the coding sequence ATGAATTGTGTTGAAAGAGGAGTTAGACTAAAAGTTGGTATTGCTGGTTTTGGTATCGTGGGAAAGCGCCGTAAAGATTGTGTTGACCGTCATCCCCATATGCAATTAGTGGCTGTGTGTGATAGAGTTTTCGCCGAGGATGGTACGTTTTCCGATGGTGTTCGCTATTATCAAGATTATCAACGTTTGCTAGAAAATGATCTTGATGTTCTCATTGTTTGTATGACAAACGATATTGCGGCAGATGTGACAATAGCTGCTTTAGAGTTGGGCTTGCATGTTTTCTGCGAAAAGCCACCAGGTCGAAGCGTTGAGGATATTGTAAGAGTTATTTCCTGTGAGCGAAAAAATCCAAAACTTAAGCTTATGTATGGTTTTAACCATCGCTATCATGACTCAGTGCAAGATGCCATGAATGTTTTAAACAGTGGAGAGCTTGGCCGTGTCATCAATGTGCGTGGAGTATATGGAAAGGCTCAACTTGTTACCTTCAATCAATCTGATTGGAGGACTAAGCGTGAGGTTGCCGGCGGCGGAGTGTTGTTGGATCAAGGTATTCATATGGTTGACTTAATGCGACTTTTTTGTGGAGATTTTACCGAGGTACATAGTTTCATTTCTAATAGCTATTGGGATTATGATGTAGAAGATAATGCATATGCATTGATGCGAACAAAGAGTGGTGTTGTTGGGATGCTCAACTCCTCAGCTACTCAGTGGAGACATCGTTTTCATTTCGATGTTAACCTTGAAAAAGGAAGTTTGATTTTAGGTGGAATTTTGTCAGGCACAAAAAGTTATGGCGCTGAAACATTGACAGTGGTGTATGCCGATCCAGCTAATGATCAGGGCGATCCTAAAGAACAACATACTCGCTATAATCGAGATTCTTCTTGGGATATTGAAATTGCAGCTTTTGCTGATTGCATATTAAATGATGCGCCAATACAAAGCGGAAGTTCTGAGGATGCTTTGCGTACCATGCAGCTTGTTTTTAAAATTTATCATGCAGACCCTATTTGGCGGGAAAAATTTAATATCCCAAACCCGGAAATACACAAAAATTTTTTATAA
- a CDS encoding sugar isomerase: KIFALTDNCSVMTAIANDVGYENLFVGQLKIHYTPGDKLLVISAGGNSPNVVQAAEWVKAQGGRVIGFLGFDGGKLKTLCDVGVHVATTKGEYGPVEDAHLIMNHVLAHWFQCKLKTKEL; this comes from the coding sequence TCAAAATTTTTGCTTTGACAGACAATTGTTCTGTGATGACAGCCATTGCAAATGATGTTGGTTATGAAAATCTTTTTGTGGGTCAACTGAAAATTCATTATACACCTGGAGACAAACTCTTGGTTATTTCTGCTGGTGGTAATTCTCCAAATGTTGTTCAAGCGGCTGAGTGGGTGAAAGCTCAAGGAGGTAGAGTTATTGGGTTCCTTGGTTTTGATGGTGGGAAATTAAAAACTCTTTGTGATGTAGGTGTTCACGTAGCAACAACTAAAGGGGAATATGGTCCTGTTGAAGATGCACATCTTATCATGAATCATGTTTTGGCCCACTGGTTTCAATGTAAACTGAAAACGAAAGAGTTGTAA
- a CDS encoding LPS biosynthesis protein PseA has translation MEKRNVVEQYNLPPNVRFCKKCTISNQRPRITFDEQGVCSACNFAEYKRKKVDWKEREAELLELCDKHRKNNGEYDVIVPCSGGKDGSFVAHQLKYKYGMNPLTVTWAPLKATDIGRRNLDAFIASGFDNVLGTPNGKVTRQLTHLAFNYLGDPFQPFIYGQTNFPLHMAVKYKVPLIMYGENGEVEYGGDAKNAFRPDRDIQDHDKHYFSGLPPEFWTEHGISMADLKPFMAPAYEEIMHNNTQIHFFGYYKFWDPQENFYYCTENTGFIPNTERSEGTYSKYASLDDCIDGYHYYLAYIKFGIGRTTSDAAHEIRDGKITREEGIALIKKYDGEFPNKYLNDFLEYCAITQDKFYEVIDSWRSNHLWEKRDGVWHLKHPIWESK, from the coding sequence ATGGAAAAAAGAAATGTAGTTGAACAGTATAATTTACCTCCCAATGTTAGATTTTGTAAAAAATGCACTATTTCAAATCAACGGCCGCGTATTACTTTTGATGAACAAGGTGTATGTTCTGCATGTAATTTTGCCGAATACAAACGGAAAAAGGTTGATTGGAAAGAGCGCGAAGCTGAACTTCTTGAATTATGTGATAAGCACAGAAAAAATAACGGCGAGTATGATGTAATTGTTCCATGTAGTGGTGGAAAAGATGGAAGTTTTGTTGCCCACCAACTGAAATACAAATATGGGATGAATCCACTCACGGTGACCTGGGCTCCGCTCAAGGCTACTGATATCGGACGTCGAAATTTGGATGCTTTCATCGCTTCAGGTTTTGACAATGTGCTTGGCACGCCGAATGGTAAGGTTACACGCCAATTAACTCATTTAGCCTTCAATTACTTAGGAGATCCCTTTCAACCTTTTATTTATGGTCAAACAAATTTTCCATTACATATGGCAGTTAAATACAAGGTGCCATTAATTATGTATGGAGAAAATGGAGAAGTTGAGTATGGCGGAGATGCCAAGAACGCATTCCGTCCTGATCGAGATATTCAAGATCACGATAAACATTATTTTTCTGGTTTGCCGCCAGAATTTTGGACAGAACACGGAATATCAATGGCTGATTTAAAGCCATTTATGGCTCCAGCATATGAAGAAATTATGCACAATAATACTCAAATTCACTTTTTTGGATATTATAAGTTCTGGGATCCTCAAGAAAATTTTTATTATTGCACAGAAAATACGGGTTTTATACCAAATACAGAACGTTCTGAGGGGACTTATTCCAAGTACGCGAGTCTTGATGACTGCATCGATGGATACCATTATTATCTTGCTTACATAAAATTTGGCATTGGCAGAACAACATCTGATGCAGCGCATGAAATCAGAGATGGTAAGATTACACGTGAAGAAGGTATTGCCCTTATAAAAAAATACGATGGAGAGTTCCCAAATAAATACTTGAACGATTTTTTGGAGTATTGTGCCATTACTCAAGACAAATTTTATGAAGTTATAGATAGTTGGCGCTCAAATCATCTTTGGGAAAAAAGAGATGGTGTGTGGCACTTAAAGCATCCCATTTGGGAATCGAAGTAA